A part of Desulfovibrio sp. genomic DNA contains:
- a CDS encoding 6-carboxyhexanoate--CoA ligase has protein sequence MLYSIKMRAESGSRHISGAERIVERHEISQAMDALTRRGMEHPNGPAETVTVTVRPVTRPLVTIQALPVSEPKVRSLEEARQVLDTELCAMGLQSGPVLSLLYGLREPMRGAVLLDADSLQRLEPDQRRGVRATCMDYTGNTGEGKNHFKEALCLSSKVAHCPQIIGELCISDDPDYTTGYFASRDRGYVRIHHIKKCGMQLGGRIFLFRGSPDSVQQCMDYLENQPVMVSLE, from the coding sequence ATGTTATACAGTATCAAGATGCGCGCGGAAAGCGGGTCACGCCATATTTCGGGCGCGGAGCGCATTGTGGAGCGTCATGAGATATCTCAGGCCATGGACGCCCTGACCCGCCGCGGCATGGAGCATCCCAATGGCCCGGCGGAAACCGTGACAGTGACCGTGAGGCCCGTCACACGGCCGCTTGTGACCATACAGGCCCTGCCTGTGAGCGAACCCAAGGTGCGCAGCCTTGAAGAGGCCCGGCAGGTGCTGGATACGGAACTTTGCGCCATGGGGCTGCAATCCGGCCCGGTGCTGTCCCTGCTGTACGGATTGCGGGAACCCATGCGCGGTGCCGTGCTGCTGGACGCGGACAGTCTGCAGAGGCTGGAGCCGGATCAGCGGCGCGGGGTGCGGGCCACATGTATGGACTATACGGGCAACACAGGCGAGGGCAAAAACCATTTCAAGGAAGCGCTCTGCCTTTCCAGCAAGGTGGCCCACTGCCCGCAGATTATCGGCGAGTTGTGCATTTCCGACGACCCGGATTATACCACAGGCTACTTTGCTTCCCGTGACCGGGGCTATGTGCGCATTCACCACATCAAGAAATGCGGCATGCAGCTGGGGGGGCGCATTTTTCTGTTCAGGGGAAGCCCCGACAGCGTGCAGCAATGCATGGATTATCTTGAGAACCAGCCCGTCATGGTGTCTCTGGAGTAG
- the bioF gene encoding 8-amino-7-oxononanoate synthase codes for MDNFASRIGAIKAAHLYRVLRTLSTPQGREVVIDGQRVLLFSSNSYLGLNTNDQICREGIRAIEEFGVGSGGSRLVTGNMTPHMRLEAAVARFKGSEAALAFTSGYTANVGVISALCHKDTVIFSDALNHASIIDGCRLARGLTAVYAHNDMDDLLKKVRHFRPRQGFIVTDSVFSMDGDIAHLPDLAAIAREHGLTLMVDDAHATGVLGATGRGSLEHFGLSHEDVPVVTGTLSKAVPSEGGFVCGSASLCELIRNTARSFIFTTAPSPSTAATAAAGIEYIAAHPELVRQLQDNVAWFAQSLARRGLGTHGQSPIIPVMVGDEAKAARAAEALLALGVFAPCIRYPTVPRGMARLRLTVMAAHTREDLDYAADCLERALAAARAD; via the coding sequence ATGGACAACTTCGCCTCGCGTATTGGCGCCATCAAGGCCGCCCACCTGTACCGCGTGTTGCGCACCCTTTCAACGCCGCAGGGCAGGGAAGTGGTCATTGACGGTCAGCGCGTGCTGCTTTTTTCGTCCAACAGCTATCTTGGGCTTAACACCAACGACCAGATCTGCCGTGAGGGCATTCGCGCCATTGAGGAATTCGGCGTGGGCTCCGGCGGTTCGCGTCTTGTGACCGGCAACATGACGCCGCATATGCGTCTTGAGGCAGCGGTGGCCCGATTCAAGGGCAGCGAGGCCGCCCTGGCTTTCACCAGCGGCTACACGGCCAATGTGGGCGTCATCAGCGCCTTGTGCCACAAGGATACCGTGATTTTCAGCGATGCGCTGAATCATGCCAGCATCATTGACGGTTGCCGTCTGGCGCGAGGGCTCACTGCGGTGTACGCGCACAACGACATGGACGACCTGCTGAAAAAAGTGCGCCATTTTCGGCCCCGGCAGGGCTTTATTGTCACCGACAGCGTGTTCAGCATGGACGGCGACATCGCGCACCTGCCCGACCTGGCAGCCATAGCCAGAGAGCACGGCCTGACGCTCATGGTTGACGACGCGCATGCCACAGGCGTGCTGGGGGCCACGGGGCGCGGCTCGCTGGAACATTTCGGCCTGAGCCACGAGGACGTGCCCGTTGTCACGGGCACACTCAGCAAGGCGGTGCCCAGCGAGGGCGGCTTTGTCTGCGGCAGCGCATCCCTTTGCGAACTGATCCGCAATACGGCCCGTTCCTTCATTTTCACCACGGCCCCTTCACCGTCCACGGCAGCCACGGCTGCGGCAGGCATTGAGTACATAGCCGCGCATCCCGAACTGGTGCGCCAGCTTCAGGACAATGTGGCCTGGTTTGCGCAAAGCCTTGCCCGGAGAGGCCTGGGCACTCACGGGCAAAGCCCCATTATTCCCGTCATGGTAGGGGATGAGGCAAAGGCCGCCCGCGCCGCCGAGGCATTGCTGGCCCTGGGGGTTTTTGCGCCCTGCATACGGTATCCCACGGTGCCAAGGGGGATGGCGCGGTTGCGGCTGACGGTCATGGCCGCCCATACCCGCGAGGATCTGGACTATGCCGCTGACTGTCTTGAAAGGGCGCTTGCCGCCGCAAGGGCAGACTAG
- a CDS encoding GGDEF domain-containing protein, which yields MPQDIITHFSEHDGDSQAEEVITYVQAILSRSTVDCEDVPDALRDIPGMKQLGSLLFGIRNMANALSRGELEYKCAEKGYVIGSLKSLQADLRHLTWQTRCIARGDYQHRVNFLGDFSTAFNTMAEELDKSVAKLTTQSTEYKEMSNRDALTGLLNRRAFGNLALDALQAHAEKGSQAVIIMMDLDSFKTINDTWGHACGDEVLRHTARLLQSWLRKDDLCCRYGGEEFILLLPHTGIQQGVHVAEQLRQSLCKTGIVYEGHEVNVTASFGVKIVNLDNPHKNLNSAFDNAMKLVDKNLYVAKRCGRNKVVSNENPFAKA from the coding sequence ATGCCTCAAGACATTATCACTCATTTTTCCGAGCACGATGGCGATTCACAGGCGGAAGAAGTCATAACCTACGTGCAGGCGATACTGAGCCGCAGCACTGTGGATTGTGAAGATGTACCGGACGCTCTTCGTGACATTCCTGGTATGAAACAGCTGGGTTCACTGCTCTTCGGCATACGCAACATGGCAAACGCCCTGAGCCGGGGAGAGCTGGAATACAAGTGTGCCGAGAAGGGCTATGTCATCGGTTCGTTGAAATCCCTTCAGGCAGATTTGCGCCACCTGACCTGGCAGACTCGCTGCATTGCCAGGGGCGACTATCAGCACCGCGTGAATTTTCTTGGCGACTTTTCCACTGCCTTCAACACCATGGCCGAAGAACTGGACAAAAGCGTTGCCAAGCTTACCACCCAGTCAACCGAGTACAAGGAGATGTCCAACCGTGACGCTCTGACGGGCCTGCTGAACCGCCGGGCCTTCGGCAACCTGGCTCTCGATGCCCTGCAAGCACATGCGGAAAAAGGCTCGCAGGCCGTCATCATCATGATGGACCTTGATTCCTTTAAAACAATCAATGACACGTGGGGGCATGCCTGTGGCGATGAAGTGCTGCGCCATACGGCCCGGCTCCTGCAATCGTGGCTGCGCAAGGATGACCTCTGCTGTAGGTATGGCGGCGAGGAATTTATCCTGCTGCTGCCGCATACCGGCATACAGCAAGGGGTTCACGTGGCGGAGCAGTTGCGGCAGAGCCTCTGCAAGACCGGCATTGTTTACGAAGGGCATGAGGTGAACGTGACGGCCAGCTTTGGCGTGAAGATCGTCAACCTGGACAATCCCCATAAAAACTTGAACTCCGCTTTTGATAACGCAATGAAACTGGTGGATAAAAACCTGTATGTAGCCAAAAGGTGCGGCAGAAACAAGGTTGTCAGCAATGAAAACCCCTTTGCCAAAGCCTGA